One part of the Aricia agestis chromosome Z, ilAriAges1.1, whole genome shotgun sequence genome encodes these proteins:
- the LOC121739310 gene encoding ribonucleases P/MRP protein subunit POP1: MGTSAKEFDASLGGNEVLPTAANTFKFAASRSVEIAAMTESILRPSKTKLIFQTLPVHMRRRVMSHNSKRLPRRLREGHMEQLKKSGLPPQQKRPSRKYRRRPANLLEEYTRRQRRNVWLETHIWHAKRFHMIEKWGHRLAYRPCDKAFRACYRASSAHCLMQDLSYYTSIQIRGDIEVIRDIFSSITSSACGLGIAAKAYLSGNREGSINIFKPYEYPYGFICSVNFLWTSPTEIWLFVHPAFAKNVESTLSTITNSSSSSNSVDNSKKRKIENKYSGIQIKVITGINRFRLTGPKSHAVLTNALKCVSDIKNIESKEWVAHIINKKHDLALEDKFNFWLSLKSLSSPAQLPPRIIIGLTVKDPRLSRPAKRTKAQLEKIEAINIETLTSIPSFLSSSPLWDEKVREHIKNKKVTNAEYIDHVTKTQIVPGEVNEDDLKLQPIPIVLIQRPGSQECSKKIGYNNGWDIIIPPGYGLPFWLTFVMFGGRSGGLRETESLAFESGEVYMPPDSYSGTLEEKALETKLKDKYFRKPPSKRVNFIKLAQPSPFICPWKILIRDWSGVENDKFFVLRDRRLINELQECIKRKKQIPEVDNMDSCLVAIYIQVVSRGSLQNHANICLPDVNDFKLKCITEPHHEDCNAKVRKEKKIEHRKLLKQLRRQRVKCKKRADNKQITSLKKLKKTSKEPSEYVQSMRELWLPSNVETVQKAGIRETMGYIVHGAFSFTEAKSCGVGYVTLRSLRTLLSNGINQVLVRNVTSRVYRLANFELIKS, encoded by the exons ATGGGGACTTCAGCAAAAGAATTCGATGCTTCGTTGGGAGGTAATGAAGTATTACCGACGGCTGCTAATACTTTTAAATTCGCTGCCTCAAGGAGTGTAGAAATAGCAGCGATGACAGAAAGTATCTTACGGCCCAGTAAAACCAAACTCATATTCCAAACATTACCGGTTCATATGCGACGCAGAGTCATGAGTCACAACAGCAAGAGGCTCCCGAGACGGCTGAGGGAAGGACACATGGAGCAACTGAAGAAGAGTGGACTGCCTCCTCAACAAAAAAGACCATCTAGAAAATATAGGCGACGTCCAGCTAACCTACTCGAGGAGTATACAAGACGGCAGAGAAGAAATGTGTGGCTTGAAACTCATATATGGCACGCAAAGAGGTTTCATATGATAGAGAAATGGGGCCATCGCTTGGCCTACAGACCATGTGACAAAGCCTTCAGGGCCTGTTATCGTGCCAGTTCAGCACATTGCCTTATGCAAGACTTATCTTATTACACTTCTATACAAATACGAGGAGACATAGAGGTCATTAGAGATATATTTAGTTCTATTACAAGCAGTGCGTGTGGGCTAGGAATAGCTGCAAAAGCTTATCTTTCAGGGAATCGAGAAGgatcaattaatatttttaagcctTATGAGTATCCTTATGGATTTATTTGCTCTGTCAACTTTTTGTGGACTTCCCCTACAGAAATTTGGCTTTTTGTTCACCCAGCTTTTGCAAAAAATGTAGAATCAACATTATCAACTATTACAAACAGCTCAAGTTCTTCAAACTCTGTTGATAATTCAAAGAAacgaaaaatagaaaataaatattcaggaatacaaataaaagtaattactGGAATTAATAGGTTTAGATTGACAGGCCCAAAAAGTCATGCAGTGTTAACTAATGCTTTAAAATGTGTCagcgatattaaaaatattgaatcaaAGGAATGGGTAGcacatattattaacaaaaaacatgATCTAGCATTAGAAGACAAATTTAACTTCTGGTTAAGTCTTAAATCGCTGAGCTCCCCAGCACAATTACCACCTAGAATTATTATTGGTTTAACAGTCAAAGATCCAAGGCTCTCTCGCCCGGCAAAACGCACTAAAGCACAACTAGAAAAAATAGAAGCGATTAATATTGAAACCTTAACAAGCATACCATCTTTTCTGTCCTCTTCGCCCTTATGGGATGAAAAAGTGAGGgaacacataaaaaataaaaaagtaaccaATGCAGAGTATATTGACCATGTAACCAAAACCCAGATTGTCCCTGGGGAAGTGAATGAAGATGATCTCAAGCTACAACCCATTCCCATTGTTTTAATACAGAGGCCTGGATCACAggaatgtagtaaaaaaattg GATATAACAATGGGTGGGACATTATAATTCCACCAGGGTATGGTCTTCCATTTTGGCTTACTTTTGTTATGTTTGGTGGAAGATCGGGGGGCTTGCGTGAAACAGAGAGCCTGGCTTTTGAGTCAGGGGAAGTTTACATGCCTCCTGACTCATATTCCGGTACTCTTGAAGAAAAAGCTTTAGAAACAAAACTAAAAGATAAGTACTTTAGGAAACCACCAAGTAAAAGagtaaactttataaaattggCACAACCTAGCCCATTTATTTGTCCATGGAAAATTTTAATCAGAGATTGGAGTGGTGTTGAAAATGATAAATTCTTTGTTCTTCGGGATAGAAGATTAATTAATGAGTTGCAG GAATGTATAAAAAGAAAGAAACAAATCCCTGAAGTAGACAACATGGATTCCTGTTTAGTTGCAATTTATATTCAAGTTGTCAGCAGAGGCAGTCTACAGAATCATGCCAATATTTGTTTACCGGATGTTAatgatttcaaattaaaatgtataactGAGCCCCATCATGAAGATTGCAATGCTAAAGTAAGGAAAGAGAAGAAAATCGAACACAGAAAACTTTTAAAACAACTGCGCAGACAGAGAGTCAAATGTAAAAAGAGAGCTGACAATAAGCaa ATTACATCATTGAAAAAACTCAAGAAAACCTCCAAAGAACCATCAGAATATGTCCAAAGTATGAGAGAGTTATGGTTGCCTTCAAATGTGGAAACCGTACAGAAGGCTGGAATAAGAGAAACCATGGGTTACATTGTTCATGGGGCCTTCAGTTTCACAGAGGCGAAAAGTTGTGGAGTTGGCTATGTAACGCTTAGGTCATTGCGGACATTACTCAGTAACGGTATAAATCAGGTGCTAGTCCGTAATGTTACCTCGAGGGTGTATAGGTTAGCTAACTTTGAACTGATTAAAAGTTAA